One part of the Lysobacterales bacterium genome encodes these proteins:
- the rph gene encoding ribonuclease PH: MSDVVRPSGRRFDALRDIRIETGFTRHAEGSVLISVGDTRVLCNATVENRVPGFLRGKGEGWVTAEYSMLPRATKERTQREASAGRIGGRTHEIQRLIGRSLRACVDRAALGERTITLDCDVLQADGGTRCAAITGAYVALSLACRRLEKRGEITRSPIHGAIAAVSVGVYRGAPVLDLDYAEDSDCDTDMNVVMNDGGGFIEVQGTAEGHAFRRSELDGLLDLAAVGIEGLIGFQRAALDAA; encoded by the coding sequence ATGAGCGATGTTGTCCGGCCCTCCGGCCGCCGTTTCGACGCCCTCCGCGACATCCGCATCGAAACCGGCTTCACCCGGCACGCCGAGGGCTCGGTGCTGATCAGCGTCGGCGACACCCGCGTGCTCTGCAACGCCACGGTCGAGAACCGGGTGCCGGGCTTCCTGCGCGGCAAGGGCGAAGGCTGGGTCACGGCCGAGTACTCGATGCTGCCGCGCGCCACCAAGGAGCGCACCCAGCGCGAAGCCAGCGCCGGAAGGATCGGCGGCCGCACCCATGAGATCCAGCGCCTGATCGGCCGCAGCCTGCGCGCCTGCGTTGATCGCGCGGCGCTGGGCGAGCGCACCATCACCCTGGACTGCGACGTGCTTCAGGCCGATGGCGGCACCCGCTGCGCGGCGATTACCGGGGCCTATGTCGCGCTCTCTCTGGCCTGTCGCCGGCTGGAGAAGCGCGGCGAGATCACGCGCAGCCCGATCCACGGTGCCATCGCCGCGGTCTCTGTCGGCGTCTATCGCGGCGCGCCGGTGCTGGACCTCGACTACGCCGAGGACAGCGACTGCGATACCGACATGAACGTGGTGATGAACGACGGCGGCGGCTTCATCGAAGTGCAGGGCACGGCCGAGGGCCATGCCTTCCGCCGCTCGGAGCTCGATGGCCTGCTCGATCTGGCGGCAGTCGGCATCGAAGGCCTGATCGGCTTCCAGCGCGCTGCGCTCGACGCGGCCTGA
- the rpoZ gene encoding DNA-directed RNA polymerase subunit omega, which yields MARITVEDCLAVVNNRFELVVMASRRARQLANGADNQLGLQDPEDKPTVLALREIAARRIDIATIEAVEKAERERAEREALAWAAAEVDDDLSKGGDDL from the coding sequence ATGGCCCGTATCACCGTTGAAGATTGCCTCGCCGTCGTGAACAACCGCTTTGAGCTGGTGGTGATGGCTTCGCGCCGCGCCCGTCAGCTGGCCAACGGTGCCGACAACCAGCTGGGCCTGCAGGACCCGGAAGACAAGCCGACGGTGCTGGCCCTGCGCGAAATCGCCGCCCGCCGCATCGACATCGCCACGATCGAGGCGGTGGAGAAGGCCGAGCGCGAGCGCGCCGAGCGTGAAGCCCTCGCCTGGGCGGCCGCTGAAGTCGACGACGACCTGTCCAAGGGCGGCGACGACCTCTAA
- the recG gene encoding ATP-dependent DNA helicase RecG, translating into MNSLAARPGIAHAGEASVRGLPGVGPQVAQKLAAAGIERLQDLWFWLPRSYEDRTRVAPIASLAHGEKAMVEGRVDAVEKGFRFRPQLKVAISDDSGDTLVLRFFHFHAGQVAQFSQGAWVRCYGEARNAGLSMEMVHPSYRRIAESERGEVSERLDPVYSAVEGIGPARLAQLVQTAIEKLPPSEEFELLPAPLRAELKLPDLGRALRFVHAPTVGTDLAALSDGRHPARRRLALEELLAHHLSLRRQRVDLRQQGAPPLRASGRLARGLRANLPFALTDAQERVLGEVLQDLGASEPMLRLVQGDVGSGKTVVAAMAALHAVEAGAQVALMAPTELLAEQHFNNFRSWLEPLDIEVVWLAGKVKGRARAAALARIAAGAGVVVGTHALMQEGVAFAGLGLAIIDEQHRFGVHQRLALRDKGLVGSRIPHQLVMTATPIPRTLAMTAYADLDVSVIDALPPGRTPVQTVALGVERRPELVERIRAACAEGRQVYWVCTLIEDSDEVQAQAAQTTYEQLLAQLPEVRVALVHGRMKPAEKQTVMQAFKAGALQLLVATTVIEVGVDVPNASLMVIENAERLGLAQLHQLRGRVGRGAAKSSCVLLYQSPLSRLARERLDTLRQTNDGFVIAEKDLELRGPGELLGTRQTGLVGFRIADLGRDADLLPAAQRLADALLAESPERADRVIARWIGAAVRYAGA; encoded by the coding sequence ATGAACAGCCTCGCCGCGCGGCCGGGCATCGCGCACGCCGGTGAGGCGAGCGTGCGCGGCCTGCCGGGCGTCGGCCCGCAGGTCGCGCAGAAGCTCGCCGCCGCCGGCATCGAGCGCCTGCAGGACCTGTGGTTCTGGCTGCCGCGCAGCTACGAGGACCGCACCCGCGTCGCGCCGATCGCCAGCCTCGCCCACGGCGAGAAGGCCATGGTCGAGGGCCGCGTCGACGCGGTGGAGAAGGGTTTCCGTTTCCGTCCGCAGCTGAAGGTGGCGATCAGCGACGACAGCGGCGACACTCTCGTGCTGCGCTTCTTCCATTTCCACGCCGGCCAGGTGGCGCAGTTCAGCCAGGGCGCCTGGGTGCGCTGCTACGGCGAGGCGCGCAATGCCGGCCTGTCGATGGAGATGGTGCATCCCAGCTACCGGCGGATCGCCGAGTCCGAGCGCGGCGAGGTGTCGGAGCGGCTGGATCCGGTCTATTCGGCAGTCGAGGGCATCGGTCCGGCGCGCTTGGCCCAGCTGGTGCAGACCGCGATCGAGAAGCTGCCGCCGTCGGAAGAGTTCGAGCTGCTGCCGGCCCCGCTGCGCGCCGAGCTCAAGCTGCCGGACCTGGGCCGCGCCCTGCGCTTCGTGCATGCGCCTACAGTCGGCACCGATCTCGCCGCGCTCAGCGACGGTCGCCATCCGGCGCGGCGGCGGCTGGCGCTTGAGGAGCTGCTGGCGCATCACCTGAGCCTGCGGCGCCAGCGCGTCGACCTGCGGCAGCAGGGCGCGCCGCCGCTGCGTGCGAGCGGTCGCTTGGCCCGCGGCCTGCGCGCAAATCTGCCCTTCGCACTCACCGATGCGCAGGAGCGTGTGCTCGGCGAAGTGCTGCAGGATCTCGGCGCCAGCGAGCCCATGCTGCGCCTGGTGCAGGGCGACGTTGGCTCGGGCAAGACCGTGGTTGCGGCGATGGCGGCCCTGCATGCGGTCGAGGCCGGCGCCCAGGTCGCGCTGATGGCGCCCACCGAGCTGCTGGCCGAGCAGCACTTCAACAACTTCCGCAGCTGGCTCGAACCGCTGGACATCGAAGTCGTCTGGCTGGCCGGCAAGGTCAAGGGCCGCGCCCGCGCGGCCGCGCTCGCACGCATCGCTGCCGGCGCCGGCGTGGTCGTCGGTACGCACGCGTTGATGCAGGAGGGCGTGGCCTTCGCCGGTCTCGGGCTCGCCATCATCGACGAGCAGCACCGCTTCGGCGTGCACCAGCGCCTCGCCCTGCGCGACAAGGGTCTGGTCGGCAGCCGGATTCCGCATCAGCTGGTGATGACCGCAACGCCCATTCCGCGCACGCTGGCGATGACCGCTTACGCCGATCTCGATGTGTCGGTCATCGACGCCCTGCCGCCCGGGCGCACACCGGTGCAGACGGTGGCGCTGGGCGTGGAGCGCCGGCCCGAGCTGGTCGAGCGCATCCGCGCGGCCTGCGCCGAAGGGCGCCAGGTCTACTGGGTCTGCACCCTGATCGAGGACAGCGACGAGGTGCAGGCGCAGGCCGCGCAGACCACCTACGAGCAGCTGCTGGCGCAGCTGCCCGAGGTGCGGGTCGCACTGGTGCACGGGCGCATGAAGCCGGCCGAGAAGCAGACCGTGATGCAGGCCTTCAAGGCCGGCGCGCTGCAGCTGCTGGTGGCGACCACGGTGATCGAGGTCGGCGTCGATGTGCCGAACGCCAGCCTGATGGTCATCGAAAATGCCGAGCGCCTCGGCCTGGCGCAGCTGCATCAGCTGCGCGGCCGGGTCGGCCGTGGGGCGGCCAAGTCGAGCTGCGTGCTGCTGTACCAGTCGCCGCTGTCGCGGCTCGCGCGCGAGCGCCTCGACACCCTGCGCCAGACCAACGATGGCTTCGTCATCGCCGAGAAGGATCTCGAACTTCGTGGCCCCGGTGAACTGCTGGGCACGCGCCAGACCGGCCTGGTCGGTTTCCGCATCGCCGATCTCGGCCGTGACGCCGACCTGCTGCCTGCCGCGCAGCGCCTCGCCGACGCCTTGCTGGCCGAGAGCCCCGAGCGCGCCGATCGCGTCATCGCCCGCTGGATCGGCGCTGCCGTCCGCTACGCGGGGGCTTAG
- a CDS encoding bifunctional (p)ppGpp synthetase/guanosine-3',5'-bis(diphosphate) 3'-pyrophosphohydrolase, producing the protein MPPFALASADAPFDPCPEAIEALLVKLRPYLPAEQIPTVKHAYHVGAVAHDGQTRKSGEPYITHPLAVAGILAELGMDVETLCAAILHDALEDTQLGREAISGEFGEAVAELVDGVTKLDKLSFRDRNEAMAESFRKMLLAMARDLRVILIKLADRLHNMRTIGSMSADSRRRIARETLDIYAPIAQRLGMNRIKSELQDLGFRAMHPWRHAVIARRIAQQPVMRREAMATIEGALSQKLKQEGLKHRLVSRVKTPHSVYSKMRNEFKPRAGEVRAKRFERVMDVFGFRVVVEQTMQCYHALGAVHALYKPVEARFRDFIAIPKANGYQSLHTVLFSPYGSHVEVQIRTEDMDLLAERGIAAHWLYKTDAPQSSNNNAQNRARAWLSELLESQQDAGSSLEFLENVKVDLFPDEVYIFSPKGRIFALPRGATVLDFAYAVHTDVGNRAVASRIDKKLAPLRTRLTSGQTVEVITAPSAVPNPQWLEFVVSSRARTAIRHHLKRLQHEDAVELGHRMLEAALDAIEASLERVPPAVLDHYLEDSRLRRLEDLLADIALGNRMPQQVALALTEGRRPGERRTTPRLEKIHISGAGHGLLSFAACCRPLPGDEIMGYLSSGKGVVVHRMECPNLPELQKSPERWVPVDWDREVEGDFRAGLRVEVLNKPGVLAQVAAAIADAESNIDNVEYQERDLRMAVMHFGIEVKHRKHLADVMRRVRKLDVVLGIQRL; encoded by the coding sequence ATGCCCCCTTTTGCCCTAGCCAGCGCTGACGCGCCCTTCGATCCGTGTCCGGAGGCCATCGAGGCCCTCCTGGTCAAGCTGCGCCCCTACCTGCCGGCCGAGCAGATTCCCACCGTCAAGCACGCCTACCATGTGGGCGCCGTGGCCCACGATGGCCAGACCCGCAAGAGCGGCGAGCCCTACATCACCCATCCGCTGGCGGTGGCGGGCATCCTCGCCGAACTCGGCATGGACGTCGAAACGCTGTGCGCGGCGATCCTGCACGACGCGCTCGAGGACACCCAGCTCGGCCGTGAGGCGATCTCGGGCGAATTCGGCGAGGCCGTGGCCGAACTGGTCGACGGCGTCACCAAGCTCGACAAGCTGAGCTTTCGCGATCGCAACGAGGCGATGGCCGAGAGCTTCCGCAAGATGCTGCTGGCGATGGCCCGCGATCTGCGGGTGATCCTGATCAAGCTCGCCGACCGCCTGCACAACATGCGCACGATTGGCTCGATGTCGGCGGACTCGCGCCGGCGCATCGCTCGCGAGACGCTCGACATCTACGCGCCTATTGCCCAGCGTCTGGGCATGAACCGCATCAAGTCCGAGCTGCAGGATCTCGGCTTTCGTGCCATGCATCCGTGGCGGCACGCGGTGATCGCGCGGCGCATCGCGCAGCAGCCGGTGATGCGCCGAGAGGCGATGGCCACCATCGAGGGGGCGCTGTCGCAGAAGCTCAAGCAGGAAGGCCTGAAGCATCGACTGGTGAGCCGGGTGAAGACGCCGCACAGCGTCTACAGCAAGATGCGCAACGAGTTCAAACCGCGCGCCGGTGAAGTGCGCGCCAAGCGCTTCGAGCGGGTCATGGACGTGTTCGGCTTTCGCGTGGTGGTCGAGCAGACCATGCAGTGCTATCACGCGCTGGGCGCGGTGCATGCGCTGTACAAACCCGTGGAGGCGCGCTTCCGCGATTTCATTGCGATCCCAAAGGCCAACGGCTACCAGAGCCTGCACACGGTGCTGTTCAGCCCCTACGGCTCGCACGTCGAGGTGCAGATCCGCACCGAAGACATGGACCTGCTCGCTGAGCGCGGTATCGCCGCGCACTGGCTGTACAAGACGGACGCACCGCAGAGCAGCAACAACAACGCCCAGAACCGCGCCCGCGCCTGGCTCTCGGAGCTGCTGGAGTCGCAGCAGGACGCCGGCAGCTCGCTGGAGTTCCTGGAGAACGTCAAGGTCGATCTGTTCCCCGACGAGGTCTACATCTTCTCGCCCAAGGGCCGCATTTTCGCCCTGCCGCGCGGTGCCACCGTGCTCGATTTCGCCTATGCGGTGCATACCGACGTCGGCAACCGCGCGGTGGCCTCGCGCATCGACAAGAAGCTGGCCCCGCTGCGCACGCGCCTGACCAGCGGCCAGACCGTCGAAGTCATCACCGCGCCCTCGGCGGTGCCGAACCCGCAGTGGCTGGAGTTCGTGGTGTCCTCGCGGGCGCGCACGGCGATCCGCCACCACCTGAAACGCCTGCAGCACGAGGATGCGGTCGAGCTGGGTCACCGCATGCTCGAAGCCGCGCTCGACGCGATCGAAGCCTCACTGGAGCGCGTGCCGCCAGCGGTGCTCGATCACTACCTTGAGGACAGTCGCCTGCGCCGGCTGGAGGATCTGCTGGCTGACATCGCGCTCGGCAACCGCATGCCTCAGCAGGTGGCGCTGGCGCTCACCGAAGGCCGCCGCCCGGGCGAGCGGCGCACGACGCCGCGGCTGGAAAAGATCCACATCAGCGGTGCCGGCCACGGCCTGCTCAGCTTTGCCGCCTGCTGTCGACCGCTGCCGGGCGACGAGATCATGGGCTATCTGTCCTCGGGTAAGGGCGTGGTGGTGCACCGCATGGAGTGCCCCAATCTGCCTGAGCTGCAGAAAAGTCCGGAGCGCTGGGTGCCGGTCGACTGGGACCGCGAGGTCGAGGGTGATTTCCGCGCCGGCCTGCGCGTTGAAGTGCTCAACAAGCCCGGCGTGCTGGCGCAGGTTGCAGCGGCCATTGCCGACGCCGAATCGAACATCGACAACGTCGAGTACCAGGAGCGCGACCTGCGCATGGCGGTGATGCACTTCGGCATCGAGGTGAAGCACCGCAAGCACCTGGCCGATGTGATGCGGCGCGTGCGCAAGCTCGATGTGGTGCTGGGCATCCAGCGCCTGTAG
- the gmk gene encoding guanylate kinase, translating to MSGSLFIVAAPSGAGKSSLVNALLEREPDIQLSISYTSRGPRPGETEGAHYHFVSRETFEGMVARGEFFEHAVVHGDLKGTARHTVEEPLKQGRDVLLEIDYQGARQVRSLVPDCVSVFILPPSREELERRLRGRAQDSEETILKRLENSREEIAHLDDFDYLIVNDRFERALEDLCAIVRAHRLRRSEQARRQAGLIRALLA from the coding sequence ATGAGCGGCTCGCTATTCATCGTCGCGGCGCCGTCGGGCGCCGGCAAGTCCAGCCTGGTCAACGCCCTGCTCGAACGCGAGCCGGACATCCAGCTGTCGATCTCCTACACCTCGCGCGGCCCGCGCCCCGGCGAGACCGAAGGCGCGCACTACCACTTCGTCAGTCGCGAGACTTTCGAGGGCATGGTCGCCCGCGGCGAGTTCTTCGAGCACGCGGTGGTGCATGGCGACTTGAAGGGCACTGCCCGTCACACGGTCGAAGAGCCGCTGAAGCAGGGCCGCGATGTGCTGCTGGAGATCGACTACCAGGGCGCGCGCCAGGTGCGTTCGCTGGTGCCCGACTGCGTCAGCGTGTTCATCCTGCCGCCCTCGCGTGAGGAGCTGGAGCGACGCCTGCGCGGCCGCGCCCAGGACAGCGAAGAGACGATCCTCAAGCGGCTTGAGAACTCGCGCGAAGAGATCGCCCACTTGGACGACTTCGACTACTTGATCGTCAACGACCGCTTCGAGCGCGCGCTGGAAGACCTTTGCGCCATCGTCCGCGCCCACCGCCTGCGCCGCAGCGAGCAGGCGCGCCGGCAGGCCGGGCTGATCCGCGCGCTGCTGGCCTGA
- a CDS encoding RidA family protein codes for MPRTAIHSDKAPAAIGPYSQAVRCGNLVFLSGQIPLSANTGELVLGDIAFQTRRVFDNLKAVCEAAGGSLADVARIGIYLTDLGHFATVNAVMAEYFDAPYPARSTIGVSALPRGASVEVDAVMVLG; via the coding sequence ATGCCCCGCACTGCTATCCACTCCGACAAAGCGCCCGCCGCCATCGGCCCCTACTCGCAGGCGGTGCGCTGCGGCAACCTCGTCTTCCTGTCGGGCCAGATCCCGCTGTCGGCCAATACCGGTGAACTGGTCTTGGGCGACATCGCTTTCCAGACCCGCCGCGTATTCGACAACCTGAAGGCCGTCTGCGAGGCCGCCGGCGGCTCGCTGGCCGATGTCGCGCGCATCGGTATCTATCTCACCGACCTCGGCCATTTCGCCACCGTCAACGCGGTGATGGCCGAGTACTTCGACGCGCCCTATCCGGCGCGCTCGACCATCGGCGTTTCGGCCCTGCCGCGCGGTGCGTCGGTCGAAGTCGATGCGGTGATGGTGCTCGGCTGA
- a CDS encoding YicC family protein, which translates to MTAYASGERSTAFGTLACEVRAVNHRFLEPGFRLSEELRGLEPALREKLSQRIARGKVDVGFRLRATASSEGLKLNPQVLDQLSALALEMSGRFPGFKVEFTELLRQPGLIEQAEVDADGLQAECLSLMDAVLDDFVAAREREGAALAAAMRERLDGIERIVADVKTALPEIRTALRARLDARIADLKQPLDPGRLEQELVLQLQKIDVDEELDRLGAHIAEMRRTLASREAVGRRLDFLLQEFNREANTLGSKSIDARSSAASVELKVLIEQLREQVQNIE; encoded by the coding sequence ATGACGGCCTATGCCTCCGGCGAGCGCAGTACGGCGTTCGGCACGCTGGCCTGCGAGGTCCGTGCGGTCAATCACCGCTTTCTTGAGCCGGGCTTTCGCCTCTCGGAAGAGCTGCGCGGGCTGGAGCCGGCGCTGCGCGAGAAGCTATCCCAGCGCATCGCCCGCGGCAAGGTCGATGTCGGCTTCCGCCTGCGCGCCACCGCCAGCAGCGAGGGCCTCAAGCTCAACCCGCAGGTGCTGGACCAGCTGAGCGCACTGGCGCTGGAGATGTCCGGCCGTTTCCCCGGCTTCAAGGTCGAATTCACTGAGCTGCTGCGCCAGCCCGGCCTGATCGAGCAGGCGGAAGTGGATGCCGACGGCCTGCAGGCCGAATGCCTGTCGCTGATGGACGCGGTGCTCGATGACTTCGTCGCCGCGCGCGAACGTGAGGGTGCCGCTCTCGCCGCCGCCATGCGCGAGCGCCTGGATGGCATCGAGCGCATCGTCGCCGACGTGAAGACCGCGCTGCCCGAGATCCGCACCGCACTCCGCGCGCGTCTCGATGCGCGCATCGCCGATCTCAAGCAGCCGCTGGATCCGGGCCGGCTGGAACAGGAGCTGGTGCTGCAGCTGCAGAAGATCGACGTCGATGAAGAGCTTGACCGGCTCGGCGCGCACATCGCCGAGATGCGCCGCACGCTCGCCAGTCGCGAAGCCGTCGGTCGCCGCCTCGACTTCCTGCTGCAGGAGTTCAACCGCGAGGCGAACACGCTGGGCTCGAAGTCCATCGACGCGCGCTCCAGCGCGGCCTCGGTCGAGCTGAAGGTGCTGATCGAACAGTTGCGCGAACAGGTGCAGAACATCGAATGA
- a CDS encoding nucleoside hydrolase, with product MTKKQKLLIDTDPGVDDALALLMALRHPRAEVVGITVTAGNVGLAHTTRNALTLVERCGLDVPVFVGADRPLVWPSVDAAFVHGSDGFGDAGLPAPERKAEREHAVQAILRLSCEHAGELTLVTLGPLTNLALALRLDPSLPERIPRLVVMGAAVTGLGNITASAEFNIYFDPEAAKVVFDAWPSFELVDWEATLAHALPDAEFGRWLTEGGELARFYDAISTQTRAFIRQHHADTFHSADALAMAVVLEPSIGGEIRRHRVEIEVAQGLYRGATRVDWDSRDSRGPNAAIVGRIDAPRFHVLLRMALGLG from the coding sequence GTGACCAAGAAACAGAAGCTCCTGATCGATACCGACCCCGGCGTGGATGACGCCCTCGCCCTGCTGATGGCCCTGCGCCATCCGCGCGCCGAGGTGGTGGGCATCACCGTCACCGCCGGCAACGTCGGCCTTGCCCACACCACCCGCAACGCCTTGACCCTGGTCGAGCGCTGCGGACTGGACGTGCCGGTATTCGTCGGCGCCGATCGCCCACTGGTGTGGCCATCCGTGGACGCGGCCTTTGTGCACGGCAGCGATGGCTTCGGTGATGCCGGCCTGCCCGCACCCGAGCGCAAGGCCGAGCGCGAGCACGCGGTGCAGGCCATCCTGCGTCTGTCGTGCGAGCATGCAGGAGAGCTGACCCTGGTCACGCTGGGTCCGCTGACCAATCTGGCGCTGGCGCTGCGTCTGGATCCTTCGCTGCCCGAACGGATTCCGCGACTGGTGGTGATGGGCGCAGCGGTGACCGGGTTGGGCAACATCACGGCCAGCGCCGAGTTCAACATCTACTTTGATCCCGAGGCCGCCAAGGTGGTGTTCGACGCCTGGCCGAGCTTCGAGCTGGTCGACTGGGAAGCGACCCTGGCGCACGCCCTGCCTGACGCCGAGTTCGGCCGCTGGCTCACCGAGGGCGGCGAGCTTGCGCGCTTCTACGACGCGATCTCGACGCAGACGCGTGCCTTCATCCGCCAGCACCATGCCGACACCTTCCACAGCGCCGACGCGCTGGCGATGGCGGTCGTGCTGGAGCCGTCGATTGGCGGTGAGATCCGCCGCCACCGCGTCGAGATCGAAGTCGCGCAGGGCCTCTATCGTGGCGCCACGCGCGTCGACTGGGACAGCCGCGACTCGCGCGGGCCGAACGCGGCGATCGTCGGTCGGATCGACGCGCCGCGTTTCCACGTCCTGCTGCGCATGGCCCTGGGGCTCGGCTGA